A single region of the Salvelinus namaycush isolate Seneca unplaced genomic scaffold, SaNama_1.0 Scaffold1205, whole genome shotgun sequence genome encodes:
- the LOC120036095 gene encoding probable glutathione peroxidase 8, whose translation MEALEVLGGYPTKPSNPRSRMVRVLLSMTVVMGCLLMLHSFLKIAKSRKPQDFYSFEVKDAKGKSVSLERYRGKASLVVNVASHSEHTESNYRSLQELHRELGTSHFNVLAFPCGQFGETEMGTSRDIEANAKKTHGVTFPIFSKIKVMGSEAEPAFKFITDSVKKIPKWNFWKFLVNPEGQVVRYWKAEEPAESVRQEATAMVRQIILKKRAEL comes from the exons ATGGAGGCGCTGGAGGTTTTGGGGGGCTACCCGACCAAGCCCTCGAACCCTCGATCACGAATGGTCAGGGTTCTACTAAGTATGACTGTTGTTATGGGATGTTTATTAATGTTACATAGTTTTCTCAAAATCGCTAAGTCGCGGAAGCCGCAAGATTTCTACTCTTTTGAGGTGAAGGACGCCAAAGGGAAAAGCGTTTCTCTGGAGCGATACCGAGGCAAA GCGTCTCTGGTTGTCAACGTGGCGAGCCACAGCGAACACACAGAGAGTAACTATCGCTCTCTGCAAGAGCTGCACCGGGAACTGGGAACGTCCCATTTCAACGTGCTGGCTTTTCCCTGCGGCCAGTTCGGGGAGACCGAGATGGGGACCAGCCGGGACATCGAGGCCAACGCCAAGAAAACCCATGGGGTCACCTTCCCTATCTTCAGTAAGATCAAAGTCATGGGATCGGAGGCGGAGCCAGCTTTCAAATTCATAACAG ATTCTGTAAAAAAGATTCCTAAGTGGAACTTCTGGAAGTTCCTGGTGAACCCTGAGGGCCAGGTGGTGAGGTACTGGAAGGCAGAGGAGCCCGCCGAGAGCGTGCGTCAGGAGGCCACGGCCATGGTGCGCCAGATCATTCTGAAGAAAAGGGCAGAGCTCTAA